In bacterium, the sequence GACCACCGGGGCGTCCAAGGGCGTGATGCTCTCGCACCGGGCGCTCATCGCCACCGGCCGGAGCTTCCTCCAGGTGGTTCCGGTCGGACCCGCCGACGAGATGCTGGCGTACCTGCCGATGGCCTGGGTCGGCGACACGTTCTTCTCGGTGGTTGTCGGGCTGCTGAGCGGCGCAGCAGTCAACTGCCCGGAGAGCGCGGAGACCGTCCGCGCGGACTTCCGTGAGATCGGCCCGACTGTGACGTTTGCGCCCCCGCGTATCTGGGAGAGCCTGCTGGCCCAGTGCCAGGTCAAGATCGAGGACGCCGACTGGCTCAAGCGCGGAGTCACCCGCCGGCTCGTCGCCGCGGCGATGCTGGCGGCCCGCCGGACCCTGCAGGGCGGCAGCCCCACGGCGGCCGACTGGGTGCGCCGCGCCGTCGGCGAGCCGCTCGTGTTCGCGGCCCTCCGCGATCAACTCGGCCTGCGCCGCATTCGAGTGGCCATCACCGGCGGCGCGCCCATCGCCCCGGAGGTGCTCGAGTTCTTCCGGGGCATCGGGGTGAATCTCACGCAGCTCTACGGGATGACTGAATGCAGCACGCCGGCGACCGTCCAGCCCGGCGACCAGGTCAAGCCGGACACGGTGGGCCCGCCGATTCCCGGCGTGCAGCTCCGCATCGACGAACGCGGGGAAATCCTCATCGCCTCCCCGGGCCTGTTCTCCGGGTACTTTCATGACCCCGCGGCGACGGCCGAGGCGCTGCGCGACGGCTGGCTCAGGACCGGCGACGCGGGCCTGCTCGATCCGGACGGCCACCTCGTGATCCTCGACCGGGCCAAGGATGTCTCGCACCTCGAGGACGGCACGGTGTTCGCGCCGCAGTACGTCGAGAACAAGTTGAAGTTCAGTCCCTACATTAAAGAAGCGGTGGCGGTTGGACACGCGCGGCCTTACGTCGCCGCGATGATCAACATCGACCCCGAGGTCGTCGGCAACTGGGCCCAGCGGCGTCGGGTGACCTACTCGGGGTACACCGACCTCGCCCAGAACCCCCGCGTCTCGGACCTCGTCGCGGACGAGATCCGGCGCGTCAACGCGCTGCTGGCGCCCGCGCTCCGCGTGCGGCGCTTTGTCGTCCTCCATAAGGAGCTGGATCCGGACGACGCCGAGATCACCCGCACCCGCAAAGTACGCCGGCGGTTCGTCGCGGAGAAGTACGCGCCGATCATCGAGGCCCTGTACGACCCCGCCGCGGCGGAGATCGCGGTGCGCGCGGCCGTCCGCTACGACGACGGCCGCGAGGCGGAGGTCTCGCGCTCGCTGCGGATCCACACCCTCGACCCCGTCTTCGCGGGGCGGGACGGGACAGCGACCTAGCCGTGCCGGCGGATCTGAGCTACGGCCTCGAACTGCTCGTGAGCGGCCTGCTCGTCGGCGTGCTCTACGCCATGGTCGCGCTGGGATTCGTCCTCATCTACAAGGCGTCGGACGTGTTCAACTTCGCCCAGGGTGCGATGACGTTCTTCGCCGCCCTCGCGCTGG encodes:
- a CDS encoding AMP-binding protein, yielding MTAATLPAVLLAQAETRGTRVAMREKEYGIWQSYTWAQTLECVHALAKGLARLGFGRGDRLALVGDNRPELYWALLAAQALGGMPVPVYQDATAGELQYAIAHAGARIVVAEDQEQVDKILAVRGQLQAVEHVLYEDPKGLRHYAEPGLRSLDGVLALGREGDGGGLSAFRALVEGIGPEDVALISYTSGTTGASKGVMLSHRALIATGRSFLQVVPVGPADEMLAYLPMAWVGDTFFSVVVGLLSGAAVNCPESAETVRADFREIGPTVTFAPPRIWESLLAQCQVKIEDADWLKRGVTRRLVAAAMLAARRTLQGGSPTAADWVRRAVGEPLVFAALRDQLGLRRIRVAITGGAPIAPEVLEFFRGIGVNLTQLYGMTECSTPATVQPGDQVKPDTVGPPIPGVQLRIDERGEILIASPGLFSGYFHDPAATAEALRDGWLRTGDAGLLDPDGHLVILDRAKDVSHLEDGTVFAPQYVENKLKFSPYIKEAVAVGHARPYVAAMINIDPEVVGNWAQRRRVTYSGYTDLAQNPRVSDLVADEIRRVNALLAPALRVRRFVVLHKELDPDDAEITRTRKVRRRFVAEKYAPIIEALYDPAAAEIAVRAAVRYDDGREAEVSRSLRIHTLDPVFAGRDGTAT